Proteins from one Hyperolius riggenbachi isolate aHypRig1 chromosome 4, aHypRig1.pri, whole genome shotgun sequence genomic window:
- the LOC137504642 gene encoding interleukin-17F-like, protein MDLSHLKTGGGCPPVTKFPSSVKVSLNLSGQGGQAMSGDVRKRSISPWEYRKDIDDSRFPPMILEAQCLHTGCLDAEGNVDISLNSVPIRQEILVLRREMKGCVASFKLEKKMVTVGCTCARPMAYEQQ, encoded by the exons ATGGATCTGAGTCATCTGAAGACAGGTGGTGGATGTCCGCCTGTTACAAAGTTCCCCTCATCGGTGAAAGTCAGTCTGAACCTGAGCGGACAGGGAGGCCAGGCTATGAGCGGGGATGTGAGGAAACGCTCCATATCTCCATGGGAATACAG GAAGGATATCGATGACAGCAGGTTCCCCCCTATGATTCTGGAAGCCCAGTGCCTCCACACCGGCTGTTTGGATGCAGAGGGCAATGTGGACATCAGTCTGAACTCGGTCCCCATCAGGCAGGAGATCCTGGTCCTCCGTCGGGAGATGAAAGGCTGTGTTGCCTCCTTCAAGCTGGAGAAGAAGATGGTCACTGTGGGTTGTACCTGTGCCCGGCCCATGGCCTATGAGCAGCAATAG